A region from the Xiphias gladius isolate SHS-SW01 ecotype Sanya breed wild chromosome 20, ASM1685928v1, whole genome shotgun sequence genome encodes:
- the rfx3 gene encoding transcription factor RFX3 isoform X2 produces MQTPEAGADSTSTVPLQTTVPVQPTGSTQQVPVQQQAQTVQQVQHVYPAQVQYVEENSGVYTNGNITYSYSEPQLYSQNSGGSYFDTQGSSSQVTTVVTSHGMTNNGGGGSGGISMGLAGGQVISSSSGAYLMDNAGPHPATQTARASPATIEMAIETLQKSEGLSSQRSSLLNSHLQWLLDNYETAEGVSLPRSTLYNHYLRHCQEQKLDPVNAASFGKLIRSIFMGLRTRRLGTRGNSKYHYYGIRVKPDSPLNRLQEDMQYMALRQQPVQQKQRFKPVQKFDCGSGENYSGGGQHHPGAAEQTVIAQSQHHQQFLDASRALPDFIELDLGQSNTENISPEDVKALQSLYREHCEAILDVVVNLQFSLIEKLWQTFWRYSPPDSVEGTTVTENSSISEIEARLPRSQLLVLCRNEAVLKWMSTCDHLMYQALVEILIPDVLRPIPSALTQAIRNFAKSLEGWLNNAMNAIPQRMIQTKIAAVSAFAQTLRRYTSLNHLAQAARAVLQNTSQINQMLSDLNRVDFANVQEQASWVCQCEEGVVQHLEQDFKATLQQQSSLEQWAAWLDNVVTQVLKPYEHRPSFPRAARQFLLKWSFYSSMVIRDLTLRSAASFGSFHLIRLLYDEYMFYLVEHRVAQATGETPIGVMGEFDSLNTLSLTNIDKDETSGMDSDLEEDTEESGEPLAKREKSEHEVIQVIQVGALEDGSHPVVGVVQPGVLHSLPQPPQDHTEHILTPSAGTPTIRHCSTTGNTYASV; encoded by the exons ATGCAGACCCCTGAAGCAGGCGCTGACTCCACCTCCACTGTCCCTCTTCAGACCACTGTGCCTGTCCAGCCAACCGGCTCCACCCAGCAGGTGCCTGTCCAGCAACAG GCCCAGACTGTTCAACAGGTTCAGCATGTTTACCCAGCACAGGTGCAGTATGTGGAGGAAAACAGCGGTGTCTACACCAATGGCAACAT AACATACTCGTACTCAGAGCCGCAGCTGTATAGCCAGAACAGTGGAGGGAGCTACTTTGACACACAGGGCAGCTCATCCCAAGTTACCACTGTTGTGACATCTCATGGCATGACCAACAATGGAGGTGGGGGAAGTGGAGGAATCAGCATGGGTCTGGCAGGAGGCCAGGTAATCAGCAGCAGTTCTGGGGCTTACCTCATGGACAACGCCGGACCGCACCCTGCCACCCAGACCGCACGAGCTTCCCCAGCTACT ATTGAAATGGCGATTGAGACACTCCAAAAATCTGAGGGCTTATCCAGTCAGAGAAGCTCGCTGCTCAACAGCCAT CTCCAGTGGCTGTTGGACAATTATGAGACAGCAGAGGGCGTAAGTCTACCACGATCCACCCTCTACAATCATTACCTGCGCCATTGCCAGGAGCAGAAACTGGACCCTGTAAATGCAGCCTCTTTTGGCAAACTCATCCGCTCCATCTTCATGGGACTCCGTACAAGGCGCCTTGGGACAAG AGGGAACTCCAAATATCATTACTATGGTATACGTGTAAAACCAGATTCCCCGCTCAATAGACTCCAAGAGGACATGCAGTATATGGCTCTCAGACAGCAACCTGTTCAGCAGAAACAGAG GTTCAAGCCAGTGCAGAAGTTTGATTGTGGCTCTGGGGAGAATTACTCAGGTGGAGGCCAGCACCATCCTGgtgcagcagagcagacagtCATTGCGCAGagccagcaccaccagcagttCCTAG ATGCATCTCGGGCACTCCCCGACTTTATAGAGCTGGACCTGGGACAGAGCAATACAGAGAACATCAGTCCAGAGGATGTGAAGGCTCTCCAGTCCCTTTACAGAGAGCACTGTGAG GCTATCTTGGATGTGGTTGTCAACCTTCAGTTCAGTCTAATTGAGAAGCTGTGGCAGACGTTCTGGCGTTACTCTCCCCCTGACTCAGTAGAGGGTACCACTGTAACAGAAAACAG CAGCATTAGTGAGATCGAAGCACGACTCCCCCGATCACAGCTATTGGTGCTGTGCAGAAACGAGGCTGTACTCAAATGGATGAGCACCTGTGACCATCTAATGTACCAGGCCCTTGTGGAGATCCTCATTCCTGATGTCCTGAGACCCATTCCCA gtgcCTTGACTCAAGCCATTCGCAACTTTGCCAAAAGCCTGGAAGGTTGGCTCAATAATGCCATGAATGCCATTCCACAGAGAATGATCCAGACCAAG ATTGCCGCTGTTAGTGCCTTTGCGCAAACACTGCGCAGATACACATCTCTGAACCACCTGGCTCAGGCGGCACGTGCTGTGTTGCAAAACACATCACAGATTAACCAGATGCTGAGTGATCTCAACCGTGTTGACTTTGCCAACGTACAG GAGCAGGCATCATGGGTGTGCCAGTGTGAGGAGGGAGTTGTTCAGCACTTGGAGCAGGACTTCAAGGccacactgcagcagcaaagcTCTCTGGAGCAATGGGCAGCCTGGCTGGACAACGTGGTCACTCAGGTGCTCAAGCCCTACGAGCATCGGCCCAGCTTCCCCAGGGCAGCTCGACAATTCCTGCTCAAATGGTCCTTCTACAG TTCAATGGTGATTAGGGATCTGACCCTGCGCAGTGCTGCCAGCTTTGGTTCCTTCCACCTGATTCGCCTGCTGTATGATGAGTACATGTTTTACCTAGTGGAGCATCGTGTGGCCCAAGCTACTGGAGAGACACCCATTGGTGTCATGGGGGAG tttgacagCCTCAACACCCTATCCCTCACTAACATTGATAAAG ATGAAACGAGTGGGATGGACAGTGACTTAGAAGAGGACACAGAGGAGTCCGGGGAACCTCTTGCCAAGCGGGAGAAGTCGGAGCATGAGGTGATCCAGGTGATCCAGGTCGGTGCACTAGAGGATGGGTCCCACCCTGTGGTGGGGGTCGTCCAGCCAGGTGTCCTCCACTCGCTGCCCCAGCCCCCGCAGGATCACACTGAGCACATCCTCACCCCTTCAGCTGGTACTCCCACCATCCGCCACTGCAGCACCACAGGCAACACCTACGCCTCCGTTTGA
- the smad4a gene encoding mothers against decapentaplegic homolog 4a, with protein MSITNTPTSNDACLSIVHSLMCHRQGGESESFAKRAIESLVKKLKEKKDELDSLITAITTNGAHPSKCVTIQRTLDGRLQVAGRKGFPHVVYARLWRWPDLHKNELKHVKYCQYAFDLKCDNVCVNPYHYERVVSPGIDLSGLTLSGSGPLLVKDEYDYDNQQSLSSSESHLQTIQHPPSRPGPQETFSSPALLPPSDGSSSASTSAFSTISAGPSNPTPNWSRSSSFTPAVPQHQNGHLQHHPPMPHTGHYWPVANEIAFQPPISNHPAPEYWCSIAYFEMDVQVGETFKVPSTCPIVTVDGYVDPSGGDRFCLGQLSNVHRTENIERARLHIGKGVQLECKGEGDVWVRCLSDHAVFVQSYYLDREAGRAPGDAVHKIYPSAYIKVFDLRQCHRQMQQQAATAQAAAAAQAAAVAGNIPGPGSVGGIAPAISLSAAAGIGVDDLRRLCILRMSFVKGWGPDYPRQSIKETPCWIEIHLHRALQLLDEVLHTMPIADPQPLD; from the exons ATGTCAATCACGAACACTCCCACAAGTAATGATGCCTGCCTGAGCATTGTGCATAGCCTGATGTGCCACCGACAGGGAGGGGAGAGTGAAAGCTTTGCTAAACGAGCTATTGAGAGTCTTGTCAAGAagctgaaggagaagaaagatgAGCTGGATTCCCTTATCACAGCCATCACTACGAATGGAGCGCATCCTAGCAAGTGTGTAACCATACAGCGAACTTTGGATGGACGCCTACAG GTTGCAGGACGTAAAGGTTTCCCCCATGTTGTCTATGCCCGACTGTGGCGATGGCCTGATCtacacaaaaatgaattaaaacatgTGAAATATTGCCAATATGCCTTtgatctgaaatgtgacaatgtTTGCGTCAACCCATACCACTACGAGAGGGTTGTCTCTCCAGGCATTG ACTTATCAGGACTGACCCTTTCAGGTTCAG GTCCACTCTTGGTAAAAGATGAATATGACTATGATAACCAGCAATCTCTCTCGAGTTCTGAAAGCCACCTGCAGACTATCCAGCATCCGCCATCAAGGCCCGGTCCACAGGAGACCTTCAGCAGCCCCGCTCTACTACCCCCATCAGATGGCAGTAGTTCAGCTTCAACCTCTGCTTTCTCTACCATCAGTGCTGGACCCTCAA atCCTACCCCCAACTGGAGCCGGAGCAGCAGCTTCACCCCTGCGGTACCTCAACACCAGAATGGGCATCTACAGCATCATCCACCCATGCCTCACACGGGGCATTACT GGCCTGTTGCCAATGAAATTGCGTTCCAGCCCCCCATATCCAATCACCCTG CTCCAGAATACTGGTGCTCCATTGCTTACTTTGAAATGGATGTCCAGGTTGGGGAGACGTTTAAAGTGCCATCCACATGTCCGATAGTGACTGTGGATGGCTATGTGGATCCATCAGGAGGGGATCGCTTCTGCCTGGGCCAACTGAGCAATGTTCACAGAACGGAGAACATAGAAAGAGCCAG GCTCCACATTGGTAAAGGTGTGCAGCTGGAGTGCAAAGGTGAAGGAGACGTCTGGGTGCGCTGTTTGAGTGATCATGCAGTGTTTGTGCAGAGCTATTACCTAGATCGAGAGGCTGGACGTGCTCCTGGAGATGCAGTTCACAAGATCTACCCCAGCGCTTACATCAAG GTGTTTGACTTGCGTCAGTGCCACAggcagatgcagcagcaggcagcgACAGCtcaggcagcagctgcagctcagGCGGCAGCAGTGGCCGGGAACATTCCCGGACCTGGCTCCGTGGGAGGCATCGCCCCTGCCATCA GtttgtctgctgctgcaggcATTGGGGTTGATGACCTGCGCAGGCTGTGCATCCTGCGGATGAGCTTCGTGAAAGGCTGGGGGCCCGACTACCCACGGCAAAGCATTAAAGAGACACCCTGCTGGATTGAAATCCATTTACACCGAGCTCTACAGCTACTGGATGAAGTTCTGCACACCATGCCCATAGCTGACCCTCAGCCTCTTGACTGA
- the LOC120806454 gene encoding bone morphogenetic protein 10-like — MTASVFSSLGFICSVNVLLLVLTGLSLSSPIRSPESHHRASDGRDLGYNPRLDAQDFLSQFLSTLNLTELRPQPRPLAARKEPPEYMLELYNRFANDRTSVPSANIVRSFKNEDSSPYSLKARGVRIHPLLFNISMPHHEHITIAELHLFTLVRKAQRPYSGLDCKVTIYNIHEGVVWTKEVGKEGRRRDKEEVVEMRDLEELVTRHVHAKDNSWVSFDLTHVVTLWRKSGCATHRLEVHIASLGSEEEGATQEVTEEGKSLVEIDIDRSLEGKHNAVMIVFSDDQSRDHKRDKQELNQMIEHENDLPENMVQRQQTFRGHVNHNTRHANQDELDKQSLMQLQSNLIYDTPPRIRRNVKSEPCKRTPLFVDFKDIGWDTWIIQPLGYEAYECNGVCNPPMTSEVSPTKHAIVQTLLSIKSPERASRACCVPTKLEPISLLYHDNGVITFNHKYEGMVVAECGCR, encoded by the exons ATGACCGCTTCAGTCTTCTCCAGCCTTGGGTTTATCTGCTCTGTGAACGTCCTACTTCTGGTGTTGACTGGTTTGAGCTTGAGCAGTCCCATCAGGTCTCCTGAGAGCCATCACAGGGCATCAGACGGTAGGGATCTGGGTTATAATCCGCGTCTTGATGCACAGGACTTTCTGAGCCAGTTTCTGTCCACACTGAACCTCACAGAGCTGAGGCCCCAGCCCAGGCCCCTCGCTGCCCGTAAGGAGCCACCAGAGTACATGTTGGAGCTGTACAACCGATTTGCCAATGACCGCACTTCTGTGCCCTCAGCCAACATTGTGCGCAGTTTCAAGAATGAAG attcCTCCCCCTACAGTTTAAAGGCCAGGGGTGTAAGGATACATCCCCTGCTGTTCAACATCTCCATGCCCCACCATGAGCACATAACAATAGCTGAACTTCATCTTTTCACTCTGGTCCGGAAGGCCCAAAGACCATATTCTGGCCTTGACTGCAAGGTGACCATTTACAATATACATGAGGGCGTTGTTTGGACCAAAGAGGTGGGGAAagaagggagaaggagggataaagaggaggtggtggagatgAGGGATTTGGAGGAACTGGTGACTAGGCATGTCCATGCCAAAGATAACAGCTGGGTGTCGTTTGACCTGACTCATGTGGTTACGCTCTGGCGGAAATCGGGGTGTGCAACTCACAGACTGGAGGTTCATATTGCGAGTCTGGGGTCAGAGGAGGAAGGGGCTACACAAGAGGTCACAGAGGAGGGTAAAAGTTTGGTTGAGATTGATATCGACAGGAGCTTGGAGGGAAAACACAATGCAGTGATGATTGTATTTTCAGATGATCAGAGCAGAGACCACAAACGGGATAAACAAGAGCTCAACCAGATGATTGAACATGAGAATGACCTTCCTGAAAACATGGTCCAGCGCCAACAAACTTTCCGGGGGCACGTTAATCACAACACCCGCCATGCTAACCAGGACGAGCTGGACAAACAGTCTCTCATGCAACTGCAGTCCAACCTTATCTATGACACCCCCCCCCGAATCCGTCGCAATGTTAAGAGCGAGCCATGCAAGAGGACCCCACTCTTCGTGGATTTTAAAGACATTGGCTGGGATACGTGGATCATCCAGCCTCTGGGCTATGAGGCGTATGAGTGCAACGGTGTGTGTAACCCACCTATGACCTCTGAGGTCTCGCCTACCAAACATGCCATAGTGCAGACTCTGCTGAGTATTAAGAGTCCAGAGAGAGCATCGCGTGCCTGCTGTGTACCCACTAAGTTGGAGCCAATCTCACTCCTTTATCATGATAATGGGGTGATCACTTTCAACCACAAGTACGAGGGGATGGTGGTGGCAGAGTGTGGATGCAGATAG
- the rfx3 gene encoding transcription factor RFX3 isoform X1 produces MQTPEAGADSTSTVPLQTTVPVQPTGSTQQVPVQQQAQTVQQVQHVYPAQVQYVEENSGVYTNGNIRTYSYSEPQLYSQNSGGSYFDTQGSSSQVTTVVTSHGMTNNGGGGSGGISMGLAGGQVISSSSGAYLMDNAGPHPATQTARASPATIEMAIETLQKSEGLSSQRSSLLNSHLQWLLDNYETAEGVSLPRSTLYNHYLRHCQEQKLDPVNAASFGKLIRSIFMGLRTRRLGTRGNSKYHYYGIRVKPDSPLNRLQEDMQYMALRQQPVQQKQRFKPVQKFDCGSGENYSGGGQHHPGAAEQTVIAQSQHHQQFLDASRALPDFIELDLGQSNTENISPEDVKALQSLYREHCEAILDVVVNLQFSLIEKLWQTFWRYSPPDSVEGTTVTENSSISEIEARLPRSQLLVLCRNEAVLKWMSTCDHLMYQALVEILIPDVLRPIPSALTQAIRNFAKSLEGWLNNAMNAIPQRMIQTKIAAVSAFAQTLRRYTSLNHLAQAARAVLQNTSQINQMLSDLNRVDFANVQEQASWVCQCEEGVVQHLEQDFKATLQQQSSLEQWAAWLDNVVTQVLKPYEHRPSFPRAARQFLLKWSFYSSMVIRDLTLRSAASFGSFHLIRLLYDEYMFYLVEHRVAQATGETPIGVMGEFDSLNTLSLTNIDKDETSGMDSDLEEDTEESGEPLAKREKSEHEVIQVIQVGALEDGSHPVVGVVQPGVLHSLPQPPQDHTEHILTPSAGTPTIRHCSTTGNTYASV; encoded by the exons ATGCAGACCCCTGAAGCAGGCGCTGACTCCACCTCCACTGTCCCTCTTCAGACCACTGTGCCTGTCCAGCCAACCGGCTCCACCCAGCAGGTGCCTGTCCAGCAACAG GCCCAGACTGTTCAACAGGTTCAGCATGTTTACCCAGCACAGGTGCAGTATGTGGAGGAAAACAGCGGTGTCTACACCAATGGCAACAT AAGAACATACTCGTACTCAGAGCCGCAGCTGTATAGCCAGAACAGTGGAGGGAGCTACTTTGACACACAGGGCAGCTCATCCCAAGTTACCACTGTTGTGACATCTCATGGCATGACCAACAATGGAGGTGGGGGAAGTGGAGGAATCAGCATGGGTCTGGCAGGAGGCCAGGTAATCAGCAGCAGTTCTGGGGCTTACCTCATGGACAACGCCGGACCGCACCCTGCCACCCAGACCGCACGAGCTTCCCCAGCTACT ATTGAAATGGCGATTGAGACACTCCAAAAATCTGAGGGCTTATCCAGTCAGAGAAGCTCGCTGCTCAACAGCCAT CTCCAGTGGCTGTTGGACAATTATGAGACAGCAGAGGGCGTAAGTCTACCACGATCCACCCTCTACAATCATTACCTGCGCCATTGCCAGGAGCAGAAACTGGACCCTGTAAATGCAGCCTCTTTTGGCAAACTCATCCGCTCCATCTTCATGGGACTCCGTACAAGGCGCCTTGGGACAAG AGGGAACTCCAAATATCATTACTATGGTATACGTGTAAAACCAGATTCCCCGCTCAATAGACTCCAAGAGGACATGCAGTATATGGCTCTCAGACAGCAACCTGTTCAGCAGAAACAGAG GTTCAAGCCAGTGCAGAAGTTTGATTGTGGCTCTGGGGAGAATTACTCAGGTGGAGGCCAGCACCATCCTGgtgcagcagagcagacagtCATTGCGCAGagccagcaccaccagcagttCCTAG ATGCATCTCGGGCACTCCCCGACTTTATAGAGCTGGACCTGGGACAGAGCAATACAGAGAACATCAGTCCAGAGGATGTGAAGGCTCTCCAGTCCCTTTACAGAGAGCACTGTGAG GCTATCTTGGATGTGGTTGTCAACCTTCAGTTCAGTCTAATTGAGAAGCTGTGGCAGACGTTCTGGCGTTACTCTCCCCCTGACTCAGTAGAGGGTACCACTGTAACAGAAAACAG CAGCATTAGTGAGATCGAAGCACGACTCCCCCGATCACAGCTATTGGTGCTGTGCAGAAACGAGGCTGTACTCAAATGGATGAGCACCTGTGACCATCTAATGTACCAGGCCCTTGTGGAGATCCTCATTCCTGATGTCCTGAGACCCATTCCCA gtgcCTTGACTCAAGCCATTCGCAACTTTGCCAAAAGCCTGGAAGGTTGGCTCAATAATGCCATGAATGCCATTCCACAGAGAATGATCCAGACCAAG ATTGCCGCTGTTAGTGCCTTTGCGCAAACACTGCGCAGATACACATCTCTGAACCACCTGGCTCAGGCGGCACGTGCTGTGTTGCAAAACACATCACAGATTAACCAGATGCTGAGTGATCTCAACCGTGTTGACTTTGCCAACGTACAG GAGCAGGCATCATGGGTGTGCCAGTGTGAGGAGGGAGTTGTTCAGCACTTGGAGCAGGACTTCAAGGccacactgcagcagcaaagcTCTCTGGAGCAATGGGCAGCCTGGCTGGACAACGTGGTCACTCAGGTGCTCAAGCCCTACGAGCATCGGCCCAGCTTCCCCAGGGCAGCTCGACAATTCCTGCTCAAATGGTCCTTCTACAG TTCAATGGTGATTAGGGATCTGACCCTGCGCAGTGCTGCCAGCTTTGGTTCCTTCCACCTGATTCGCCTGCTGTATGATGAGTACATGTTTTACCTAGTGGAGCATCGTGTGGCCCAAGCTACTGGAGAGACACCCATTGGTGTCATGGGGGAG tttgacagCCTCAACACCCTATCCCTCACTAACATTGATAAAG ATGAAACGAGTGGGATGGACAGTGACTTAGAAGAGGACACAGAGGAGTCCGGGGAACCTCTTGCCAAGCGGGAGAAGTCGGAGCATGAGGTGATCCAGGTGATCCAGGTCGGTGCACTAGAGGATGGGTCCCACCCTGTGGTGGGGGTCGTCCAGCCAGGTGTCCTCCACTCGCTGCCCCAGCCCCCGCAGGATCACACTGAGCACATCCTCACCCCTTCAGCTGGTACTCCCACCATCCGCCACTGCAGCACCACAGGCAACACCTACGCCTCCGTTTGA